AATAGGTTACTTGATCGAAATTAGCTTCACAAAATCCAAGTCAGGCTTCTTATTTCCAAAATACTCGATCTCCATTTCAATCAAGTGTTCCAAATAATGTGTATGGATTATGCAGAAGGTACATGTCACAGTATATCCTTTTTTCTTCTTCCATTTCCGTTGTTTTCGAAATGTAGCATACTACCATCAATTTTGTATTTTGTAATTCGGGGTCACTAACGTTTTCATATCATTACTAATCACCGTTGAAATAGCTACCAAGTACTAAACATTCAATCATTTGTGTTCGTTTTTCTTTTTTGATAATGAACAATTAAAACTGGAACTGGATATCCGGATGCTCAATAATTGAGAACGAGACAAGATGAGTGTATGTTGAATACCCCAAAACTGACTCTATTGGGGGTTGTGGGTTAAGGAGGTAGGAGGATTTGAGGTTGGTGAGTAATGTTGACTAGCCAAATCTTGTGCATGGATTTAACCTTCAATAGCTTACAAATTACAATAAGTTAAATGGTACTATATTTTTATACCTTTGGAAACATCAAACCTTAAATCAGTATCAACTTTTCACCACACCCTTGGACCCTAGCAACTACAACATCGTTAACATACATAAATTTGACCTCGCACATTAGCCCCACTACAACACTAAAATTTGAGTAAGTCTAAAAAAATTCATGTTCAGCTATTAACTTCTGATGATATCAAAATCTGAAATTACTGTGAAACATCAAGAAAACAAGCAGATAGAAACTCCAAAACAGTTTTATCTAGACAGTTACTCTAAAGAACGTCTAGGGATTTAAATCCATTGATTCCAACTGAAGTTACAATGCACATATTTATATAGGACGCCTAACAGAGATTTGTACAGATGATGCTTGTGGGAAACAAAAAAGAATTCTTagcatctccatttcttcatccttAGCAACCCTATTGTTAAGAGATATCGTCACTTTTTTCAGCATGGGAGACTTGGCCAAAATAAGCTTCACAAACTCTAGTTCGGGCTTCAAGTTACGGCAATTTCTAATCTCCAATTCATTTAGATGCTCCAAACTAATATCAGAATAGTCTTCCAAACAAACAGAGTCTATCTTAGATTGCATATAAGTTGACTTGTGAATAACCTACAGAAAGCATATTATTTTGTGTCAGTGTATTTTGGTATAGCAATAAAGAGAAACAGCATTATTCATGTTATGAGAACCTGTAGCTTTAGTTTCTCCAAGTTTGGGGAACATCTGATCAATAAAGCTAAAAATGGTAACCCATAGTCGTCAACGAAACACATGTGTTCCAAATAGAAGTATTTAAGGTGGACTAATGAGATTGGAAGTTCTCTTGGAATACCATCTTCAACTAAACACTTCCACCATAGACCAATACAAATATTAACAAAAACGTTCTTTTTAGTCAAAAGGTAATTTATCAAAATATGATGAGAATGATACCATAATCACCCAAATCGAAAGAAACAGACTTTCAACCACAGGTAAACACTGGAATAGCTCAGCAATTGTGGAATCGTCACATTTGCAAATGTTGAATAAGGATACATTCTGCAGaaacatataatattaatatattaatatatagtaATGAAAGCACGTAAGGGATCAACATTATAGTTAGTTAGAATCAAGAACTTACCACCACAGCTAAGTGCTTAAGCAGTGGAGATTTGGATATCACATGTAGAAGTGTTTTGAAATTAGTTTGTACATTATCCATAGATAAGCTTGTAAGGCTACCAGATACACTACATGTTCGTTGACGATTGCCAATATGACACTGATGGAGTTCTAAGACCGTTAAGTGCTGCAACTTAAAGATAGATACGGGTACCTCATGGCGAAAGATATTTCTCAGATCAAGCGTCAGTTTCTGAGAGTATTTATCTTTAATAAACGAGATATTATTTGGTCCAGTTCGAAAGGTGTAGCAACCGCATTCACGCAGAGGGTGAACTCAAGTAATGGACCATGGTGCAGTAACAGAACCTGGGATATTGCATTGAATACTTTATACACCTTTCGCTCAAATACTT
This window of the Rutidosis leptorrhynchoides isolate AG116_Rl617_1_P2 chromosome 7, CSIRO_AGI_Rlap_v1, whole genome shotgun sequence genome carries:
- the LOC139858611 gene encoding F-box/FBD/LRR-repeat protein At1g13570-like, which codes for MDNVQTNFKTLLHVISKSPLLKHLAVVNVSLFNICKCDDSTIAELFQCLPVVESLFLSIWVIMCLVEDGIPRELPISLVHLKYFYLEHMCFVDDYGLPFLALLIRCSPNLEKLKLQVIHKSTYMQSKIDSVCLEDYSDISLEHLNELEIRNCRNLKPELEFVKLILAKSPMLKKVTISLNNRVAKDEEMEMLRILFCFPQASSVQISVRRPI